The Girardinichthys multiradiatus isolate DD_20200921_A chromosome 23, DD_fGirMul_XY1, whole genome shotgun sequence DNA segment TAGGATTACGCTGCAGATGAAGATGATGCATATCATTTTTTGGCTACTGTTTCTGCAAATGCATCTGGGGCACGCCTGGTAAGACTTTGAGTTTTTGCATCTTATCTAGAAAACGGATaacggaaaaacaaaaacaattcattTCTGTATTTTCCCTTTAAGGGTGGCCAGTAACTTCCTCATGACAGGACCAAAGGTAAATAAAGTTTTacaacttattttattttttgttttgtttgttttgtacgaATACTCCATCAATTAAATTGCCTCTTTTAAAGGCCTACTTTATCTATGCAAGAAGCGTGCAGGTGGGCACGCAGAGAGGATTTGAGGAGTGCAAATACCAGTTTGCGTGGGACAGATGGAACTGCCCTGACAGCGCAACTCAACCCAAACGACTGAGAAGAGGTAGGGTGTCGTTACTTCCCAAAGAGTTATCAGAATCGTTAGGAATAAAAGATGCAAAAGTAAAACTGGTATTTTACGCATGTGTATCTATTTAGCCACCAGAGAAACATCTGTCATTCATGCTATAAGTGCTGCAGGAGTGATGTACACGCTGACCAGGAACTGCAGCTTGGGAGAACTTGAAAACTGTGGGTGCGACGTTTCCAACAATGGGAAAATTGGTGAGGTTAACGAAATTTTATCTAAAATAGACTATATGCTTTAAAATCACCAGTACGTTGAACATTAACTTGATCTCTACATTTTCTCTACATGCAGGTGGCAGGGGTTGGTTATGGGGTGGCTGCAGTGACAACTTGGATTTTGGTGAAAGGATTTCCAAACAGTACGCGGATGCGCAGGAGACAGGGCATGACTCAAGAGCGGCAGTTAATTTGCACAACAACGCGGTAGGACGCACAGTAAGTCCTGCAGCAAATAATTCATCTAAACCATCAGCCAATTTAAGGCGCCGCACTGATTAACTCTGTTTTCCCACAGGCCGTGAAGGCGACGGTGAAACGCATCTGTAGGTGTCACGGCATGTCCGAGAGCTGCAGCTTGCAGACGTGCTGGACGCAGCTTTCCGATTTCAGAGAAATCGGGAATTACTTAAAGATCAAGTACAATCAGGCACGAAAGCTGGACATCGACAAGAAGCGTGTGAGGGCTGGAAACAGCGCGGACAGCCGGGGAGCCATCGTGGACGCGTTCGGCCATGTGGCCCAGACGGAGCTCATCTACCTGGAGGACTCGCCCGACTACTGCAGGAGGAACACCAGCTTGGGGCTCCACGGTACGGAGGGCAGGGAGTGCCTGCAACATGGAGCGGACCTGACTCAGTGGGAGCGCCGGAGCTGCCGCAGACTGTGCCACGAATGTGGCCTGAGAGTGGAGGAGAGGCGCACTGAGGTGGTGAGCAGCTGCAACTGCAAGTTCCACTGGTGTTGCAGAGTGAACTGCGAGGACTGCTCTGAGATCATAGTCAAGCATGTGTGTGCCAAGAGGGAAGCCGGTGAGGGGTATACTTTTAGGCGGAGACACATTGGACCcaaatgaaaaatatgacctattcaatatttgtcattttgtcTTTAGCTGCACTTTCTATTAATCAATGTCCATGTTTCTTTAcgtatatttatgttttggtcttgctttaataaaataaaatgttgaaaatccaGTTGTTTTCAGTTAGAACGatcatttatgaaaaaaaaaacccaaaacaaactaaatgaatacattaaaaataaacgAAATCCGTTAGCCACTGCTTTGAACTAACATCTTAGAATAAGAATGGACTGAATCCACTTAAAGAGAGGATTACACAGCTAATATGGAGCAGATCACACCTAACCAAGGTGTTGATCCATCGCTGATCCACTATCACTTTGATGGCAATGTGTATTGACTACTTTCAAAAAGATGAGATGCTTTCAAAGACAAATTAAGGAATGCTTTCCAGCAACAAGCAGTAGGCATTTGGCCCGATAATCCCTCTCAGGACTGGCTGGTCGGAGGAATATCCCACAGGCAATACCAAATGAGGGTTAAGCGATACATCATGGATAAAAGGAAATGTTCTGACCGACGTGCTGCATTAGTTGGTTTCCATTTGTTGCACTGTAAATGCAAGAAGATACTTCCAGCTTAGAAACACTTTgcagttaaaaaataatttcaaagatttctaatcttttaatttgaaagtAATTAGGTATAAGAGGAACATTATCTCTGCCCAACGGCCTGGGTGAGCCTTTCATTTGTTTCCTTCTCTTgaccccctgtaactctaaaAATCTTCCTCTCTGCTGGATACGTCATAAATCTGCCAGGCACTTATTTAAAGGAGAGATGGCAAGGATATTGCCCTCTTCAGGGGTCTGTGCCTGGGGGGCGGGAGTGGACCAGAAATGAGGCTGATTAAAGGGTTTTTATGCTCTTTACAGGGTAAAATCTAAAGAGACTGTAAATACAGATGAGGGGCTATAATGTCAATAAAGTGATCCAAAATAAGGCAAATAAACTGTTTCCATATCTAAGAAtcattaaacattttgatttttttagtttttaacaaaatgtatGCAAACTGTGCACAATCCCAAACCCtcacaaacacaataaaacctTATATAAACTAGCATCAAACTCTAGAACGTACCATGTGTTTTCCCATGGTGATGGTTTACTCCACTGGAGACCCACAGCAGTACAACTTATCTCAGCTCTCCTCCAAGTATTTCATTGGTTCCATACTGGCCTgttcttttcaaataaaataatatattcttCATCCAAACAAAATATCAGcttctaataaatctttatatACTTACAAAACATTTCACTTCTACAGCGTTGACAGATAATTTCCCTTGCAAAAGCACTTCCCAAGTATTTTGGACTTTATAAATTAGTTTCATGAACAATTCTTTAACTGTAGCCTTACCTGCTTTTAAATCATACAGTATCCCATGCCTCATCCACAGTATCCAGCTTATGTGGGGGTGCATGTTCCCTCATCTGGACAAAAGAGGAAAACAGGGAGGGAGGTTGCTGGGGATCTCCCACTGGGACCCCCCTGGGCTACTTATGTATTCATCCAGACAAGCCTGGGGGTCTGTGACAATCTAAAAGTGATTGATCACTCCCTTCTTCCAGCTGCCCTCCTCTATCACCTGGGTGTGAGATACCAGGAGGCCTAACACAGGGCAGGGTTGCTTCTGCGGGACAATGCTGCACACGGTGTGTTACAATTTAGAAAGAAAAGACCTAATTAACTATTTAAACTTGAAGGTTTTGTATGTCTCTATGAAACGCTCAAATGTATTCAGATCTTTACCAGGTCAAAGAATCGTAAAAAACAAAGCCTCAAATGGACAACTTATGTCATTTTTAAACCATATTATTTGCATTTAGAAATTCccaaattaaaaagtaaatttaacGTGTGAAAAGCTAGTTACATGAAGTTGAGACAATGCTATAAAAAAAGACGAACAATGATCTCAACAAAAGACATGTATTTTGCATGTCAACCTGCAAATGGGCATAAAGCCACTTCAAGACAACTCGCAGTCAATTCTATCTCAGTGGCACGTTGTGACTGCAAAACATTTAaggcaaatatatatatatattacatttcGTTACCTTACAACCACTAACTTCAGAGTAGCTTGTTGGGATTTTGTGAGAAAGGCTAACTCAAAAGAGTTCAGAGTTTTTaaaaggaaggaaaattattcaggtttttcatttttttaaataaaaatttgacaAGGGTAGTATGTATTCATTTGTAAGTTATGTATTTCAGCTCTTCTGAATTAATACTTTGTATAACAGCCTTTTGCTGAAATGAAAGCTGCAACTTTTTGCACCGTGGGATGGTGTGCTCATGGTGTTTGTTTTCCTCCACatacagcattttgcatgtaggcaaaaaagttcaatttttttatttgtggtgCTCTGTTATTTATAACATAGCGCCATGTTTGGTTTTTCTCCTACGTAGCTGGTGGCAAAATCTAAAGACGACTtcctatggctttctttcaacagggctttctgattaatgcttttctTGCTCAGTCTAACAGTTTAGGTAAATAGCCATGTCCTGGTAGTTTGCAATGTGCCATAATGCGGCATATTTTAGGTGCTGGATTGAGTTTCCTGTGATATGTTCAAATCTTAGGATCCTGTACAACCATAATCTACTTTCAACTTGtccacaactttattcctgccttgtcttttgtgtttcttgatctttgtgatgctgtttgttcactaatgcacTCTATCACACCTGTGAAGGTGGCACAATATGTATGCATTTTGGAAATCATGTATCATTCTCCTTCTACTTCTCAGTTATGTATTGCATTGTGTttgttcacataaaatcccaagaaaGCACATTAAAGGATGTTGTCAAAGTGTAATACTGTGACATATTTAAAGCGGTGTATAAATGAATGCCCACAAACCAAAAACAGTGTGCAGAACAGATAAGATCATAAAGGTGAAGTCAGATGAATGGGGTTCACAGAGCTGCTGAAAGAATGTTCTTCGTTTCACCACAACTTCTCCTGTATTTTGACAAAGTCTTTAATCAATATGAGTGTAGTATGTCATATGACATACTTAAAGTAAAACATTGTTAGGACCGCGCTGGGTATAACttacaaatatattattttcccCTCTCTTGTTTTTTCATTGTAACTTCAACCCGTAATGTGCTGCTTTTCCTGGGAACTGGAAATGGGATGGGGATGGGCTGCACCAGCCTCTatgttgtctgtttttgtttttcaaaatattcttaaaatcaataaaaactttaattacaaaaacttgGTAAAGACTATAGTAGCATGTTTTCATACATAAAACCTTagatttgaaataaatgtatgaCTGACTTCCTAAgaagcattttaaaaaatgtttacatctgAATATTGTTCATGCCAAGCAGATATTCTATGTAATCAACATTACAGTTTTACAGTAAAGTTTTTACTCTCAAAAGATAAGTATAAAAGGACAACATTCAGTCATGGTATCACATAAAAAGACAGGATGCTAGTTATTAACCTTGTTATCAAAGAGCTTCAACATTCCCAGTTTATGTAAACCTGACCAGTCCTATACTTGTATAGGACATCTTAACTATACATGCCTGTTGTTAAGGTGCTTGCAAAACCAGCAAACTTGTCACAGTGTATAGTAGTGTGCAAAAGGAAATCAGCAGCCTTGGTGTTTACAGGCAACACACCTCGCAGTGACAAACTGCTCCAAAGATAGGTCTTCATGACCACTAAAACTTTCTTTAATTATATCAGAGGTGAGAAGAGGATATACCAAAATTCTCTTTGGTTGAGGAGGTAAGATTCGTCTTTAAGGGTAGGTCTAATGTTATGTGGAGACAATCCAGCGAGGTTCATTTCTTGTTGACCTGTTAGTAAGGAGCAAACATGAGTTTAACTGAAGGTCCCTCTAAAGAAGAAGTGATGGCATGGAGCCCAGAAAAGTTAGCAGTCTACATGAGGCAGGTGAGTTCACGTTTGCATGTGAGAAAATAAACCATCGCACATTATTCTATATTTGTGCTTTAATGTTCACAATACTTTTAAGTTTGCAGTATAATAGTTGTAATAGGTGAATCTAGCTAAATTTAGCATAGCTAGTTCTGTCGGTGTGTTTTTATACATCACAAGAAATGTATTTACTGATCTCTGAAAAGTTTTTAACAAACTAGTTATGATGTTAGTGTTTATTTAACACTAAGCCAAAATTGGTATTtatgaaaaacacacaacattTCAAAGGTTTGCAGAACTACCTTTAATAGTAATAATCAGAAGTATCTCCTGAAAGGTCTTATTATTCTTACATATTGTTGTGGAGGAAATTACCCCCCTTCTTCATTTAGATTGCTTGACTTCTATGAGATATGCTTATCTTTATCCATTACTATTGACTTGCAACATTTGAGGTTCTGCAATTTGTTTAAACTTGGCATGGTGTGACCTCAGCATATAGTGGTTTGAATGTCTCCGTCAGAGAAGGCCGGCAACTACACAGGCGGCTGTATtgggtacaccttgctagtacctgCATGGGCCCTCTTTTACCTTTAGAACTATATAGGCCTTATTCTTTGATGAACAGATctaaaaatgtcagaaacaTTCCCTCAGAAGTTGCTGCTGATTACTCGGCTGCACGCCCACGATGCAATTCCCCAgatccaccacatcccaaaggtgttctatcAGGGTGATAGTTAGTGACTGTGCAGGCTACAGTGAACTCAAACCAGTTGGAGATAaattgagctttgtgacatggtgcttCAGAAGCTGGGAACAAcatggtcataaagggatggacatacTGATCAACATGCACTGAGATAGGATGTTACACTTAAACAACTATCAATGGTTACCACTGTGCCTAAAGTATGCCAAGAAACTATCCCCCACTCCAActataccaccaccaccatcctgaactgttgatacgaGGCAGGATGGATCTGACGTTTgtgctaaataaaatccagacacATTGGACCTAGCAGTGTTTTTCCAGTCTGTTATCTAATTTTGGTGTATCTGCTGtactcttctgctgctgtagcccatgtccATGTGTTGTGAGTTCACAGATGGTATTCCACATATCTTGGTTGTAACAAATTGGTATTTGGGCAACTGTTGCCTTTCTCTCATCTATATTCAAGGTCACttaaagttacatttatttccCATATTGATGCTTTAAATTCAGCAAGTCGTCTTTATCAAAATCTAGTTACCCAAATAGCAACGAGTTGCTgctatgtgattggctgattttcatttttttttaacaagctACATAAGGTGATTGGTGAGTAcaacttaaatatttttcagttgtgAACATCTTTTCCCACGCTAAAAGGATGTACTTCATGTTGTTCTGGAAATGACTTTAGCGCTAATATCAGACTGATAGTAACCGTTGTAATTGCGTTCAGTGAGTCGTCTCTCCTTGGTACTGTTAAGACATGCCTGAACACTCCTGATTGGCTAATCTGCTTTAGTAGATACGCTTACACTTCATGATGAATTTGAGAAGTAGCATCTGACGGCTCCTTAACCATTTTGAATAAATGTGgtaaaattctttattttttatatgatGCAATGACACAGTGTATTATATCATATGTGGTTTTCATTCTAAAGTTGTATTTAACTAATTTTAAGTGCAACAGTATAAACTCTCTGATGCAAAGAGAGCTTTGAGGTGCATGCAAGACCTTATTTTTGTACACAATCCTTGAAAATTCtggctttcttttaaatattgaCAATGTTGTCTAACTTTAATTTAGTAGAGACTGTATAATCCGTTGTTTATAGTAACAATGTTAAAGTTTACAATGCAAAATAGCtgacatttttaattcattgcCTTGAATTTATCATGGTTgctgtttattaatgaaaggcTGCCCTGAAAGAGAgccagttttattttcagtccaaaatgtgtgaaaacatgcattaaaatcttattttgtgCTTCACAAAacatacatgttttgttttctcagcGCAAGTTATGCAGCAGTGACATTGTAGTGTTGAAGAGAGGTATAACTGGAGCACAATTTATGGTGAGTTAGTTCACCTCTCCTGAGATTTCAACATTCTGAGTAATGAGCTAAATGAGCAACAGATTTTCTTGCTTCCAAAACACGTAACTCATCTAGAATATGACCCAGCATGAGCTTGAAGTGTTCCCAATCATCTATGTTCCGTgagtttgaagaaatgttttttgactCAAATCAGAACAAACTATAGTACTCTAGCGTGCTTAAAGTGTTGGTATTCGACTGATTGTCTGGCTCATTATTTACAGAATACTTGCAAAAATCCAACGAGATCTTAACAAGCAAGAGAAGAGGAAGGGTTTTGGGTCAAAGTAAGTAGACGGATGGTATTTATATCCTCTGAAAGTAAAACTAACCATAGAAAGCAGAAtttacattcattttatttgcagaTCTAAGACACAGAATTATGCATCCAAAGGTAAACAACTCAGCttaatttagcaaataaaatacaaaaaaaaaacaattttctgagagtgattttttttttatatttattctaaCAGTGCAGACTGAAGTCTTGGATTCCAACGAGTCTGTAAGTGAAAAACTATGTAGCTATTttcatacacatacatatacacacatgtatgtatatatatatatatatacacacacagcgGGGAGgaaaagtatttgatacactgctgactTTGCAGGtcttcccacttgcaaagcgtGCAGGAgtctttaattttcatcattggtactcttcaactgtgacggaatctaaaacaaatatcCAGATAATCATATTGTGTGATttgtaagtaattaatttgcattgtattgcatgacataagtatttgatacatcagaaaaacaaatcttaatatttggtacagatacctttgtttgcaattccagatatcagacatttcctgtagttcttaacgaagtttgcacacactgcagctcctccatacagatcttctccagatctttcaggttgttggctaagatctcctgatacatggccccctccatcctctcctcaatacggtgcagttgtcctgtcctctttgcagaaaagcatccccaaagaatgacgttccacctccatgcttgtACTCATcctcctttttcctccaaacacggcgagtggagtttagaccaaaaagctctatttttgtctcatcagaccatatgaccttctccTAGTCCTCCTCTGGACCATCCAGGTGGTCATTGGCAAATTTCAGATCAGAATGAGaatgagaatcagaatcagatgggcctggacatgcagtggcttgagcagggggacatTGCGTGCACTGCAGGAGTTTAATTCATGGCGGCGTAgagtgttactaatggtcttctttgagattGTGGTCCCAGCTTTCTTCAGATCATTGACTTGGTCCTTGTGATCAAATACTTGTCATGCAACAAAATGctaaattacttaaaaatcacacaatgtgatttctggatttttcttttagtttccgtcactcacagttaaagagcacctatgataaaaataaaagacttctacatactttgcaagtgggaaagcCTTCAAAATCGGCAATACTtattctccccactgtatgtatgtatatgcactgctcaaaaaaataaagggaacacttaaacaacacaacataacttcaagtaaatcaaacttctgtgaaatcaaactgtcaacttaggaagcaacactgattgacaatcaatttcacatgatgttgttcaaatgaaatagacaacagggggaaatctttggcgattagcaagacacactcaataaaggagtggttctgcaggtggggaccaccgaccacttctcagtacctatgatttctggctgatgttttggtcacttttgaatgttagtggtgctttcacactcgtggtagcatgagacggactctacaacccacacaagtggctcagttaatgcagctcatccaggatggcacatcaatgcaagctgtggcaagaaggtttgctgtgtctgtcagcgtagtgtccagagcctggagacgctaccaggagacagaccagtacaccaggagacgtggaggaggccgtaggagagcaacaacccagcagcaggacctctacctctgcctttgtacaaggaggaacaggaggagcactgccagagccctgcaaaatgacctccagcaggccacaaatgtgcacgtgtctgcacaaacggttagaaaccgactccatgaggatggtatgagggcccgaagTCCACAAattggggttgtgctcacagcccaacaccactGGCgacctgtgctcttcacagatgaaagcaggttcacactgagcacatgtgacagacgtgacagagtctggagacaccgtggagagcgatctgctgcctgcaacatccttcagcatgaccggtttggcagtgggtcagtaatggagtggggtggcatttctttggagggccgcatggccctccatgtgctcgccagaggtagcctgactgccattaggtaccgagatgagatccacagaccccttgtgagaccatatgctggtgcggttggccctgggttcctcctaatgcaggacaatgctagacctcatgtggctggagtgtgtcagcagttcctgcaagatgaagacattggagctatggactggcccgcctgttccccagacctgaatccgattgagcacatctgggacatcatgtctcgctccatccaccaacgtcacgttgcaccacagactgtccaggaattggtggatgctttagtccaggtctgggaggagatccctcaggagaccatccaccgtctcatcaggagcatgaccaggcgttgtagggaggtcatacagccacgtggaggccacacacaatactgagcctcattttgacttgttttaaggacattacatcaaagttggatcagcctgtagtgtgtttttccactttcattttgtgtgtgactccaaatccaggcctccattggttaataaatttgatttccattgatgatttttgtctgattttgttgtcaacacgttcaactttgtacagaacaaagtattcaatgagaatatttcattaattcagaTCTAGgctgtgttatttgagtgttccctttatttttttgagcagtgtgtatatatatatatatatacgcatACACATAAATAATTTATGCAATATCATTGTCCATGTGACTTGTGACTTAAAGAGGTGAAACATAGCTTAATATTAACTAAGTCGGATCTCTTTGCTCTAATTAGACGAGTGAAAGGGAGTTTAATGAGGAACCAGGAGGGGGAAACTACGTCGTTCCTGTTAGTGAGCCACACACAGCGTATAATCTACATAATCCCAGAGCAAGAGAAGATCACAGTTTTCAGTCGGTCTTTTCACACTTACCTAAACCGCCTGAACCCCAGAGGACATCTAAAGTTCCCACAGGTAATGAAAAGCCACTACATTGAGAAATGCGTTGAGCACAGAAATGAGACTATAAAAACATCAGAAAGTATCGACCTCCTTTGACTGTTTACTTCAGATGGAAAAtaagtgtatttttttgtgCGGCTGAAAAGGCATATATGGTGACTGTGTTTATTAATTTCACAAATGATACATAATTATGTTCATTGTTGAAACAGTAAAATTTGATTGCCAAATAATGTTTGTCATTCCTCCTTCCAGCTCACTTATCTAATTTTCAAGACAAGAACCCAGTAAAACCTCCTGTTCCTCAGAGAATCGTTTCACATTTAAGTATGTA contains these protein-coding regions:
- the LOC124861013 gene encoding protein Wnt-8c-like translates to MKMMHIIFWLLFLQMHLGHAWVASNFLMTGPKAYFIYARSVQVGTQRGFEECKYQFAWDRWNCPDSATQPKRLRRATRETSVIHAISAAGVMYTLTRNCSLGELENCGCDVSNNGKIGGRGWLWGGCSDNLDFGERISKQYADAQETGHDSRAAVNLHNNAVGRTAVKATVKRICRCHGMSESCSLQTCWTQLSDFREIGNYLKIKYNQARKLDIDKKRVRAGNSADSRGAIVDAFGHVAQTELIYLEDSPDYCRRNTSLGLHGTEGRECLQHGADLTQWERRSCRRLCHECGLRVEERRTEVVSSCNCKFHWCCRVNCEDCSEIIVKHVCAKREAGEGYTFRRRHIGPK
- the lcp2b gene encoding uncharacterized protein lcp2b — translated: MTQHELEVFPIIYVPILAKIQRDLNKQEKRKGFGSKSKTQNYASKVQTEVLDSNESTSEREFNEEPGGGNYVVPVSEPHTAYNLHNPRAREDHSFQSVFSHLPKPPEPQRTSKVPTAHLSNFQDKNPVKPPVPQRIVSHLTEGSVAVASGSLARRRPLPIVPQQHSSNRANQNPHVPVPTQHVQLKQSIRTSQQNLDPTWYRGRITRNQAELSLREVNKVSGCIIFPVE